From a region of the Candidatus Oleimmundimicrobium sp. genome:
- a CDS encoding methyltransferase domain-containing protein codes for MLFFDPMVTGDENFYSALQKIDWYYMDDKEEYQYAKQFIKNTDKVLDVGAGKGAFANIISTKQYVGLDLSIGAKELAEINGITIENESIQEHANKFPKEYDVVCSFQVLEHVSDPYSFIKAQQNALKYGGLLIIAVPSEDSFLKYVVNGVLNMPPHHVTRWSDQSLHYIETLFELKLINLNHEKLQEVHKKSYFSTFIQSLFLKPTIVDDSIIRRLVSKIAYIITVLIEKKVPSELLPYGHTVVAVYKKVKL; via the coding sequence TTGTTATTTTTTGATCCAATGGTCACTGGTGATGAAAATTTTTACTCTGCCCTTCAAAAAATTGATTGGTATTATATGGATGATAAAGAAGAATATCAATATGCAAAACAGTTTATTAAAAACACAGATAAAGTCCTTGATGTTGGAGCAGGTAAAGGTGCATTCGCAAATATAATATCTACGAAACAATATGTTGGTCTTGATCTGAGTATTGGAGCTAAAGAATTAGCAGAAATAAATGGTATCACAATTGAAAATGAATCAATTCAGGAGCATGCAAATAAATTTCCTAAGGAATATGATGTTGTTTGTAGTTTTCAAGTTTTGGAACATGTCTCAGATCCCTACTCGTTTATAAAAGCTCAGCAAAATGCCCTAAAATATGGTGGTTTACTTATTATAGCAGTTCCCAGTGAGGATTCATTTTTAAAATATGTTGTTAATGGAGTATTAAACATGCCACCTCACCATGTTACAAGATGGAGTGATCAGTCACTTCATTATATTGAAACATTGTTTGAGTTAAAATTAATTAATTTAAACCATGAAAAGCTCCAAGAAGTTCATAAAAAAAGTTACTTCTCAACATTCATACAATCGCTTTTTTTAAAACCGACTATTGTTGATGATTCTATTATTAGAAGATTAGTTTCAAAAATCGCATATATAATAACAGTTTTAATAGAGAAGAAGGTACCTTCTGAATTATTGCCATATGGACATACAGTTGTTGCAGTTTATAAAAAGGTCAAATTATGA
- a CDS encoding methyltransferase domain-containing protein, with translation MKLLNVACGNRFHKKWINIDFHSSSHEVKAINILNGLPYSDNSFDVVYSGHFLEHLTKEQTDFVLKEIFRILKKEGIIRIVVPDLENICQEFLDILSGISNNNNKKKYEWIIVELLDQMVRTHSGGDMLEIYRDNNTLSDDFLKEYIFLRVGENLHESFDINVDFTYKEKLKKINFKNIRRHIFYTYISIIKKLFPPSTRNGLILNTSIGEKHLWMYDKYSLSNKITNNGFIDIIFFSHNESQIQNFSDYHLDTNYDGTPYKGVSSLYCEARKP, from the coding sequence ATGAAGTTACTTAATGTTGCTTGTGGCAATAGATTCCATAAAAAATGGATCAATATTGACTTTCATTCGTCATCACATGAAGTAAAGGCGATAAACATATTAAACGGTCTACCTTATTCAGATAATTCTTTTGATGTCGTTTATTCAGGCCATTTTCTAGAGCATCTGACAAAAGAACAGACCGATTTTGTCCTTAAGGAAATTTTTAGAATTCTAAAGAAAGAGGGGATTATTCGAATTGTGGTGCCTGACTTAGAGAATATATGTCAGGAATTCCTGGATATTTTATCAGGCATTTCAAATAACAACAATAAAAAAAAGTATGAGTGGATTATTGTTGAACTTTTGGATCAAATGGTTCGGACTCATTCAGGTGGTGACATGTTAGAAATTTATAGAGACAACAATACATTATCTGATGATTTTTTAAAGGAATATATATTTTTAAGGGTTGGTGAAAACTTACATGAATCTTTTGATATCAATGTTGATTTTACCTATAAAGAAAAATTAAAGAAAATTAATTTTAAAAATATACGGAGACATATATTTTACACTTATATCTCCATTATCAAAAAATTATTTCCTCCATCTACCCGAAACGGTTTGATATTAAATACCTCAATTGGAGAAAAACACCTATGGATGTATGATAAATACTCCTTAAGTAATAAAATTACAAATAATGGATTTATTGATATAATTTTTTTCTCACATAATGAAAGTCAGATTCAAAATTTTTCTGATTATCACCTTGACACAAATTATGATGGAACACCTTACAAAGGAGTTAGTTCTCTCTATTGTGAGGCGAGGAAACCATGA